tgaggcgCGCCATCGCTGTATCGAACGCGGGGCGGCGCGCATGAGGAGTGTAGCATTATCAAGTACGCGCGATATGTTATCAAGCGCGCAGGATGATATATAGTAGGAGCaaaatcggttccacacgttccGCTTATCATGACCAGTCATGTGACCTTTGCGGACTTTATAAAGCCAGCAACACTCACCAATAAACGCTCTTTGTTCTCCCCTTACCCACCGGCTACGTTACGTAACTTCGGTGGCGACGAAGATGGGATAGCTGCACGATGACAGCCAGGCCACCGGAATTCGACGATATGACCGGTAGCTGGAGCGGTTACCGTGTTCGTTTGGAGGCCTTTTTTGAGGGCCACGGCATCACAGATCCGGGCAAAAAGCGTGCGCTTCTGGTCGTCATACAGCAGATCATACAGCATACAGTCGTCATACCACACCTAGACAAACACTTCGGCCCACAATCCAATAAGATTGCAGCAAGCTACGCATTCTTTATGCGGAACCAAGCGGAAGGCGAAACAGTACGGGACTATATCACCGACCTGAGACGTCTCGCAGAGAACTGCAGTTTCGAGAAGTTTTGGGACCGCATGCTGCAAGATCGGGTTGTCTGCGGAATCCGTAGTAAACAAGCTCGACGACAAATGTCGCAACAGAAGTTAAgcctggcggaggcagaagcgcTCACTGTAGCAGCGGAAGCCGCAGAAACGGATGTCCGGGCAATGCAAGAGAGGAGCTTCAACGACAATGGTGCTGCCAACTTCGTACAGAAGCACAGGAGGAATCCGCAGAAGTCCGTACGCAGGCATGGATTCATCACAGAGTCCGCTCAGTGCGAAAGGCGTAACTGGAACCATGCTTCGGAAGTGTGCAGACAGACGAAAGCGACGTGTCTCAAGTGCGGCCGGAAGTGTCACCTGGCAATGGTGTGCTCCAGCGGTCGCGGTACCTTGTCAGGAACTTACGCGGTGAAGGAGCTAGACGGCAGTGACGGAAGTGGCGACGAAACGCTCTACGCATTCGAGGCTCACAGCTACACTAGGAA
This region of Amblyomma americanum isolate KBUSLIRL-KWMA chromosome 5, ASM5285725v1, whole genome shotgun sequence genomic DNA includes:
- the LOC144133989 gene encoding uncharacterized protein LOC144133989: MTGSWSGYRVRLEAFFEGHGITDPGKKRALLVVIQQIIQHTVVIPHLDKHFGPQSNKIAASYAFFMRNQAEGETVRDYITDLRRLAENCSFEKFWDRMLQDRVVCGIRSKQARRQMSQQKLSLAEAEALTVAAEAAETDVRAMQERSFNDNGAANFVQKHRRNPQKSVRRHGFITESAQCERRNWNHASEVCRQTKATCLKCGRKCHLAMVCSSGRGTLSGTYAVKELDGSDGSGDETLYAFEAHSYTRNESALPFERDFIWEGRNLRMLVDAGSTISVFERRVFENNREWWPPLKKTTAPDVPREAAAGPWPSSHESRML